In one Candidatus Bathyarchaeota archaeon genomic region, the following are encoded:
- a CDS encoding type II toxin-antitoxin system mRNA interferase toxin, RelE/StbE family translates to MYTLEIEEEVYKTFKKLSKKDKKQLEAVNKKIKQIMIDPTQFKPLKHPLKGLRRVHIGPFVLIYEVHENPQTVRILKYKHHDEAYL, encoded by the coding sequence GTGTACACCCTAGAAATCGAAGAAGAAGTTTACAAAACATTCAAAAAACTATCAAAAAAAGACAAGAAACAACTAGAAGCGGTAAACAAAAAAATCAAACAGATAATGATAGACCCCACGCAATTTAAACCGCTAAAGCACCCTCTAAAGGGACTTAGAAGAGTCCACATCGGACCGTTTGTTCTTATATATGAAGTGCACGAAAACCCTCAAACAGTAAGGATTCTGAAGTATAAACACCATGATGAAGCGTACCTATAA